In Brassica oleracea var. oleracea cultivar TO1000 unplaced genomic scaffold, BOL UnpScaffold01103, whole genome shotgun sequence, the genomic window GATCTGCATGATTCTCCTCTCTTCACTTTATACCCCTTCTAATCTACCAGTGGCATCTATCtttcttaggaatcttctccttcttcatcaccttATTCTGAAGTacataaagttaatttttttttttttgaataaaaaggtGATGGTGACGAAGCAGGAGGTAAAAATTGTGATGGTGACATGCCACTGGAGTTCTTGACTTCACACTCattcttgtttctctttttctcttagTTAGATCATCGGCGGCGGAGCGGCTGCTCCGTGTGTTTCCGCCTAATCTTCAGCAGAAAATTCTATTGCATCAATGAGTGAGAGATTgtgtcgatcctttcctctccggcCTTTTTGTACATATCTGCACATAAAATACTGAATAACAAATGCATGAGGGCGGAACaaaggctttagggttttaaggtgggtactagctaaagatgagctagccactcaggatcaacAAGATGggtaaaaagaataagaagtcctgagtgttgATCACGTTAACCCCTATTCTAacgcccataacaagaagaattgcagTCAAGATTAAGTTCAAGTTAGATGGAGTTAAGTCTTTCCAGAGTAACNNNNNNNNNNNNNNNNNNNNNNNNNNNNNNNNNNNNNNNNNNNNNNNNNNNNNNNNNNNNNNNNNNNNNNNNNCGCctctgctaaggtcactgaataagatgaaTTAAAGCACGAGGGTGGTTAATGCATATCATAGAATAAGGTCCTGATTCCCATAAGGTTGGTCTGACTCGATCTTAACAAACTGACTCGATAAAGACATCAAGACGACTCAAAGCGGACTGactctaaacataaaaccaaaggTAAACGATTAGTAGCAGATAAgcgcctcccccagacttacttctaACCATCCCTGGTGAGAAAATAATTCAAGCGAGGGAGATCTCCGTTCCCTTTTCTCGTGGCCATGGGTGGGTCGGGGAGACGGTGTCATCCTCCGGTTCTCTTCGAGCGTACGGTGGTTTAATCCTGGAAGCCATCTTGGTACGTCTAGGAGCCATCGTTCGATCGTTGATGGAAGAGTCCTTAGCGGAGCAGCTACTCCGAAAAATCGGAGACTGTTCCTTGTTGAGCAACTCaggatttttgatttttatcctGCAAATAAGTAAAACGAAACACAaaactaaatctaaaataaatatttacactcaccagtgggCTGCCTctcaccaagcgcttggtttaagtcactatCTTGACTTGGTTGGCCTATTAGGCTAAGGAAGGATCGCTTAGGAgaatttcttcaccctctgcgATTGTTGTCTCAGCAAGGTATGGCTTTTATGCGTTGACCATTGACAACAAATTCTTCCCCTTCTGTGTTcagcaacacaacagctccgtGGGGGCGGACCTCTTTAATGGTGAATGGTACGGACCATCTAGATCGTAGCTTTCCAGGGAACAATCGTAACCTTGAGTTGAAAAGGAGCACCTGATCCTTAGGTTGAAAATTGCGTCTGATGATTCTCTTGTCATGATAGGCCTTAGTTCGCTCCTTGTAGATCTTTGAGCTTTCATAGGCTAGGGGTCTAATTTCTTCCAGCTCGTGTATCTGCATGGATCGTCTCTCTGCcgctggtttgatgtcgaagTTGAGTAGCTTCACAGCCTATGCTGCCTTGTACTCCAACTCAACCGGCAGGTGACATGCTTTACTGTACACCAGGTTGTAGGGATTGGTCCCGATTGGtgttttgtaggctgttctgtaAGCCTAGAGAGCGTTGGCTAGCTTGAGTGACCAATCCTTGCGACTGGTGTTGACTGTTTTCTGCAGAATgctcttgatctctctgtttgaAACTTCCACATGTCCACTAGTTTGAGGGTGATATGGCGTACCTACCTTGTGTTGCACGCCGTTCTTCTTCAATAGACCTGCAAAGATCNNNNNNNNNNNNNNNNNNNNNNNNNNNNNNNNNNNNNNNNNNNNNNNNNNNNNNNNNNNNNNNNNNNNNNNNNNNNNNNNNNNNNNNNGGACTGGCTATTGCTTCCACCCACTTAGAAACGTAATCAACTGCTACCAATATGTATTCGTTCTTGAAGGAtggtgggaatggtcccatgaaatcaaTCCCCCAACAATCGAATACTTCAACTTCCAAGATGAagttctgaggcatctcattccgtTTACTGATATTCCCTTGGCACTGGTATGAGTCGCATCTAGAGATGTAGGAATGGGCATCTTGGAACATTGTTGGCCACCAAAAACCGGCCTGAAGGATCTTAGACACAGTTTTAAATGTCGCAAAATGCCATGCATAAGAGGAACCATGACAGTGGTAGAGGATTCCTGGAATCTCGGACTCAGAAACACATCGTCGGAATACTCCATCCTTGCAACTTTGGTACATATAGGGTTCATCCCAATAGTAGTGTCTTGCTCCTCTTAGAAATTTCCATTTATCATTGCCAGTGAATTTGACAGGTTCTTTCTCAGTTTCCAGATAGTTGGCGATCTCAGCAAACCATGGAAGATTGGGATGTTGCTTTTTGATTGCACAGACAAGGTGTTCCAGAATGCTGGAGCGAACTGGAAGGAGCGGTTGTTCTGTAACGCTTCCCAGACTGATCGAGTAGACATGCTCGACTGGAAGGCTGTCATCAAGTGCTGTGTCTTCATCTATCTTCATTCTGGATAGGTGATCTGCAACGCCATTCTCAATGCCCTTTTTGTCCTTGATTTCTAGGTCAAATTCTTGGAGCAATAAGATCCATCGTAGCAGCCTTGGTTTCGCATCTTTCTTTGTGAGCAAGTATCTCAACGCTGCATGGTCCGTGTGCACTATCACCTTGGAGCCAACGAGGTAGGATCTGAATTTTTCGAAGGCAAAGACAATCGCCAGAAGTTCTTTCTCTGTAGTTGCATAGCGACATTGAGCTTCATCTAGTGTTCTGCTTGCATAATAGATCACGTGAAGCTTCTTATCTTTTCGTTGGCCGAGCACTGCTCCAACCGCAAAGTCGCTTGCGTCAGTCATGATCTCGAAAGGATGTTCCCAATATGGTGGTTGCACAATGGGTGCACTAACTAGAGCTCCTTTGATCGTGTGGAAGGCGTCCAAACAATCACTATCGAACTCAAATTTTGTTTCCTTGCAGAGCAGTCTAGTGAGTGGTCTTGCGATTTtggagaagtccttgatgaaCCTTCTGTAGAAACCAACATGTCCGAGGAAACTCATGATTCCTTTGACAGAGTTTGGAGGCTGTAAAGTCATCATCACTTCTATCTTTGCTTTGTCCACTTCGATCACTTTCTCTGAGATTTTGTGACCGAGAACAATCCCGTCAcgcaccatgaagtgacacttctcccaattcaaCACGAGATGCTTTTCTTCACACCGCTGAaggaccctgcacaagtttgacaaacataCAAAAAAGGAGTCCCCATAGACGCTAAAGTCatccatgaaaacttccatTATGTCCTCAATTAGGTCagtgaaaatagacatcatgcaacgctGGAATGTCGCAGGAGCGTTGCACAATCCAAACGGCATTCTCCTGTAGGCAAAAGTGCCGTAGGGACACGTGAAAgtcgtcttctcctgatcgtctggGTGAATGagaatctgaaagaaacctgaataaccatatAAAAATCAGTAATATGGATGGTTAGCCAacctctcaagcatttgatcaatgaatgggAGCGGGAAGTGATCCTTCCGTGTAACCgtatttaattttcgaaaatcaatGCACATATGGTGACCGGTTACTGTCCTAGTAGgtatcaattcattcttttcattagcAAGCACAGTGATACCgtatttaattttcgaaaatcaatGCACATATGGTGACCGGTTACTGTCCTAGTAGgtatcaattcattcttttcattagcAAGCACAGTGATCCCCCTtttcttaggaactacatgaacaGGGCTAACTCACTTGCTATCAGAAATCACATAGATTACACCAgcttctagaagtttcattatctctttcttaacaacatcttttagatttgggtttaaccgcCTCTGAGCACAGTGATCCCCCTtttcttaggaactacatgaacaGGGCTAACTCACTTGCTATCAGAAATCACATAGATTACACCAgcttctagaagtttcattatctctttcttaacaacatcttttagatttgggtttaaccgcCTCTGATGTTCTATAAAAgtcatcgattcatcttctagatgtattatatgcatgcataaatcgggtgaaataccaggaatatctTCTAATGAATACCCTATTACCTTTCGGCATTTTCTCAATTCACATAAAAGTTTAGCAGTTTCAACATTATTGAGTTCAGAGTTCACAATGACAGGATATGTGGAATTAGGTCCAAGAAATGCATACCTGAGTCCCGCTGGAAAGGACTTTAATTCGATCTTTGGAGCCTTGAGTTCGCTCCAGGAATCATCGAGTAGGCTGGTCGGTTTGGTCTGCTTTCTAAGAGCAGTTGCTCCTTCTGGTGAAATCTGATTGCTcgtttcccccagacttagaaaAGCGACAGTCTTTTTAATTCTTCCACTTGAGTCTAGCATCTTTTCGTACCCGTCAGCATCGACGTTGCACGTGTTTTGCTCAGACTCTACTCGTATCAAAGCTACTTCCAAAGAATCATCTGCGAGGATTTCTTCGATCATCCCTTGTTGAGGGGTCAAGGCGGCTTTCTCGTCATTAATCTTGAAGTTCTAACCATCCAAAATAGGTCGTTTGAGCAGCTCGTCCATCTCAAACTTCATCACAATATCTCCCAGTTGGAGATCGATCCTCCCATTGCGGACATCAATGATTGAAGCAGCTGTGCATAGGAAAGGTCGGCCCAGAATGAGAGGGTCTTTCGGTTCATCTTCGAGCTCCAGAACCATGAAATCCGCCAGAACAGTGGTGTTGCCAATTTGCACTTGCAGGTCTTCGAGAAAACCTACTGGCAGCTTGACTGATCTATCCGCGAACACCAACGAGATCCTAAAGTAGGCTTGAAGTTAGTTAGTCCCATACGTTTTGCAACTGAGTAGGGCATGAGATTCACACTGGAACCTAAATCACATAAGGAACATGCAAAAGCTGTTTTTCCAATCTGAACCGAGAAGACAAATTTTCCAGGATCTTTCAATTTCCTAACTGTTCTGTTTTGAAGGACTGCGCTGTATTCTTTTGAGACCATCATGATATCGCTGTCTGCAGTGCTCTTCCCAGAGATCAGCCCTTTCACATGACTGTGCATTGAGGCAATCGTCTGAACTGCGTCCATGAGAGATAGCTTGACATTCAACTCCTCTAGCATCTACTTGCACTTCATCTCTTCGCAATTGTTACGTGACTTCTTAGCAGGGACTGGGTAGGGAACTTTTGGAGTGTAGAAGCGAGCAGGAACAGGCCGATATGGCATCGTAAGAGCTACTGGTTCTATCACAGCTGGCTGTTCTGCGTTGTTTCGTGGTCCAAGACATCCTCAGGTTGTTCTCCCTCTTTATGTTTTCCCTTCTCTTTAGCAGTGAGCTTTTTGGGGACAGGATCTGGGAGATGTCTTCCTCTTCTTAACTCCACTGCGTTACAGTCCTTGAGATTCTTGTCTGTTTTCCCAGTGAGTGTTCCCTGTTGCCTCTTAATTGTTTCAGCAGTTTGACCAATCTGAACATCCATCTTTCTTATGTGGTTGCTACAACATCATATTTGGAATTTAATTCCgtgaacatgttgtccatcCGAGTGTTGATCTTATTGGTAACCTGGTTCAGTGCTTTCCCTTGAATCTGTTGTCCTTGCAAAAGCTGTTGCATCATTCCTTTTAGTTCATCTGGCTGTCCGCTCGCGGTTGCAGGAGCAGTTTGCAGATTATTTTGCCTGTTCAGAAACTGGTTCTGAGCTTGGCTGAGGATGAACATCTTTCCGTTCTGATTCTGAGAGTATGGCTTCTGATATCTAGGGTTTTGGAACTGATTTCCTTGAGGTATGTCGTTGGGGTTGTCCGGATTGGCCTTGTATGAGAACATATGCGGGTTGTTTCTCACATTAGGGTTTGGATGGTAGTTTTTGAACTGCCAACCCTGCCCATTGACGTAACTGACCTCTTGCTGATCTTCTTCCGATGTCTCGGTTTCAGCTGCAGCATCTGTAGTACCTGGTTCCAGATTGGTTTCTTCCATGACATAGATCTGATTCTGATTGTTCTTGAGCAGCAGATCGACCTTAGCGGCGAGGTCATCAGTCTTCCTAGTGTCCATGCTGTTCACCTTCTTGGAACGGCCAGTCTCCTCGTTTTTGTTGGACGAACTAGCTGCGATGTTCTCTATTAGCGCGTGAGCTTCTTctgtggtttgagtcatgaaatcTCCATTGCTCACTGCGTTTAGAGCATTGCGGAACTCCCATTCCACACCATCGTAGAAGATTCCTAGGACATGCTCATCGTCAAACCCGTGATGAGGACACTCTCTGAGGGTATCATTGAACCGTTCCCACGCTTCATTGAAAGGTTCATTAGCGAGTTGCTTGAAGGAGGAGATCTTGTTCCTTAGGGCAGTTGTTTTGGCTTTCGTGTAGAAGTGGCCCAAGAAAGCTGCTCTAACCTGTTCTCAAGAAGTTAGGGAACCTGTAGGTAATGACTTAAGCCATCGTGAAGCCTTGTCCGCTAGAGAGAATGGAAACATCATGCATTTGATGAAGTCAGGTGGGACGCCGTTTGCACGAGTGAAACTGCATATCTCTTCAAAAGCTTCAATGTGTTCCATTGGTATCTCAGCTGACAGTCCATGGAACATCTTTCTCTGGACAAGATTTATCATGCTAGGTTTTATCTCATAGTCTGCCCTTTGACATGGTGGTGGAGCGATAGCAGAGCGCGTAGCAGGGATGTTACGCGGTAGGTTCCTCTCACCAATTGGGACAGGTGGTTCCTGCTGTGCAGCCAGTTGCTGCGCTGCGATTGTTTGCTGCAACTCTTGCAtctgttgcatctgctgctgcATCTGTTGCATAGAAGCGGCCATTTGTTCTGGAGTGCCGAAGTCGGCCATTGTGGCAGTAGTTGATTTTTGTTGACGGTTGGTTCTTTCTAAGCTTGCGAGTTCCTGATTTGTAAGCGAAATTAAGTCCCCTTGTAtattgctccgagtatgtctactggtcatccACTTGGGTCATTCGCTGCAAAAAGAGGGTTAAACAAGTTAGAGgttttagactaaataaataaccgaaaaataaaggtaaaaagctGGTCCCTGTCGCAACgacgccaaaacttgatacactaaaattggatctttgtctactgtcaagttaacagtatagttgtaatatctttagattcaattccagaggaccagttcacactttatatttatgggatcagaattaagctaaaacaaagtGGGGTGTTTTTAAAGAAGTCAATAACGTAaataacaagtaacaagatgaggttgttttgaattgatttaaaGGCGCTAGTCTAGAGTTTCTTCTTCAGGTATGGAAATCGCAAGCCAAGCAACTATTCATGTTCAGTTTATAACAAGTCTAAAAtcggatcactcaggttgaatcaacccactctcgtggtattgattcctttgcaagtcggtcttgatgcctaaaTTCTCGTTTGGGTCAAGACgcgctagcaagctttagagatcaagtccgatatgttcacaatacaccctaatatctactctcgctgactagggatgcaaagctcattcaaatcatatcaatttatcaattaacagctagctaaattgattaaccctaattcatgcactaagtgttcggttcaatgcaagcaataaaaacatatatgaatgtaGATAATTTTAAGATTACTTATTTATGCTTCAGCTCACGaatccaaaaccctagaaccctagactAACTCGGTGACAactcagacataacacaagaacagaaAAGCATGATTtttgaataatactgcatataatagataatagaaatcagagggttcatgataatcttctctaggagatagatgaggccttctcccttacaagcaGCAATCGCCCAAAAATCAAAGCTCTCTCAGGTCTTTCTTGCAAAAAAACTAAGGTAGGTCTAAAGTAATAAATaggagactatatatataggagccacaggcggctataggaaagaaataggaaatctagggcaaatcccgaaatatttggaaacttccttttttttatttctgccGCTGAAGCAGGCACTCAGGTTGCTCCGGTCGGCTGTTCTGCGTGAAAGACTCCATTTCacactctttttctcctttttcccTTCAGCTGGTCTATCTTTCATTCAATGCAACTcaagacctgtaatgactcaaatggactaaaaagactcgacaaaaccttgaaaactattaATAAGACGTACATATAATGTGCCagaaacacaatatatcaagtaactatctaataatttgatttaaacactttctaagtttttttaagtttaaaaagtttttttgcatagttatttgattttagtgtctagaagactcacagaaaacttaaaaagaagtcttccgacacatcccgcctaaatttaagtaaaatttagggttcccgcctaaattttagaataatttaggttttccgcctaaatcaaagtcttccataagtcttccacaAGTCTTACATAAATCTTCcatgagtcttccataagtcttccagaagtcttctgtgTCGAAAATAgttaacctaattggaatttttgtctccatatataaagaaaatttacatattctctttcttcctctcaaatgactgcaacaaaaatgtaatgtttctcactctaaaactctccaacctctctctaatctctttgaacgtCAAAACACCATACTTTATATCTATTtctcactttttcttatgtcttctcactaatttatcttctttttgca contains:
- the LOC106320881 gene encoding uncharacterized protein LOC106320881 yields the protein MLEELNVKLSLMDAVQTIASMHSHVKGLISGKSTADSDIMMVSKEYSAVLQNRTVRKLKDPGKFVFSVQIGKTAFASYFRISLVFADRSVKLPVGFLEDLQVQIGNTTVLADFMVLELEDEPKDPLILGRPFLCTAASIIDVRNGRIDLQLGDINFKINDEKAALTPQQGMIEEILADDSLEVALIRVESEQNTCNVDADGYEKMLDSSGRIKKTVAFLSLGETSNQISPEGATALRKQTKPTSLLDDSWSELKAPKIELKSFPAGLRYAFLGPNSTYPVIVNSELNNVETAKLLCELRKCRKILIHPDDQEKTTFTCPYGTFAYRRMPFGLCNAPATFQRCMMSIFTDLIEDIMEVFMDDFSVYGDSFFVCLSNLCRVLQRCEEKHLVLNWEKCHFMVRDGIVLGHKISEKVIEVDKAKIEVMMTLQPPNSVKGIMSFLGHVGFYRRFIKDFSKIARPLTRLLCKETKFEFDSDCLDAFHTIKGALVSAPIVQPPYWEHPFEIMTDASDFAVGAVLGQRKDKKLHVIYYASRTLDEAQCRYATTEKELLAIVFAFEKFRSYLVGSKVIVHTDHAALRYLLTKKDAKPRLLRWILLLQEFDLEIKDKKGIENGVADHLSRMKIDEDTALDDSLPVEHVYSISLGSVTEQPLLPVRSSILEHLVCAIKKQHPNLPWFAEIANYLETEKEPVKFTGNDKWKFLRGARHYYWDEPYMYQSCKDGVFRRCVSESEIPGILYHCHGSSYAWHFATFKTVSKILQAGFWWPTMFQDAHSYISRCDSYQCQGNISKRNEMPQNFILEVEVFDCWGIDFMGPFPPSFKNEYILVAVDYVSKWVEAIASLLKKNGVQHKVGTPYHPQTSGHVEVSNREIKSILQKTVNTSRKDWIKIKNPELLNKEQSPIFRSSCSAKDSSINDRTMAPRRTKMASRIKPPYARREPEDDTVSPTHPWPREKGTEISLA